The Microcebus murinus isolate Inina chromosome 4, M.murinus_Inina_mat1.0, whole genome shotgun sequence genome has a segment encoding these proteins:
- the WIZ gene encoding protein Wiz isoform X2: MEGSLAGGLAAPDRPRGPERLPGPAPREDIEGGAEAAEGEGGIFRSTRYLPVTKEGPRDILDGRGGISDGQPHPGLSEALPCATSATHRISSWATEAGAWRLDPWSPLSASCWDGGSLDFRPGSPPPHLLGHFPGPPDGRGPWEHPTAQEAGEGILSEQRFEDSVIVRTMKPHAELEGSRRFLHHRGEPRLVEKAPWGRHRFDWLPEEDEQGPPQDTGLHLDLPPQPPPLAPFRRVFVPVEGTPKALDVAVVGSREDLQDLEGLAPPSEWGLPAPASEVATQTWTVNSEAAVERLQPLPPVRTGPYLCGLLEGVAEGTASLDEDEEPAVFPCIECSIYFRQKEHLLEHMGQHRRAPGQEPPADLAPLACGECGWAFSDPAALEQHRQLHQASREKIIEEIQKLKQVPGDEARLQCPKCVFGTNSSRAFVQHAKTHVRELPGRAAKEPSFGGGAPAAGSPGPPKASALIYPPYGAAPGPSACGFCGFPAPSESLLREHVRLAHARPRWEEDGEAAAFEDDPASQPGTSQDAYACFPDAAEDYFGKAEPACPESPAGCDPSPAFGAGYRQLGARDLPLSEPLPHGPGQRPLGRLAFPSALASAPYSVQLGRKKSIVHPQGLGDRRGPWGEEEEEEDDDEEDDIVLASEMGFSPEDGDFAPPPVPSLIPPPALELKRTFREALRTAEASRAQQRQLQGTVPVVLVAKLGPRVMAAAAARAPPRLQPGDLGLTGAHPLDLLLLDAPLGGPLGLDTLLDGDPAAALKHEERKCPYCPDRFHNGIGLANHVRGHLNRVGVSYNVRHFISAEEVKAIERRFSFQKKKKKVANFDPSTFSLMRCDFCGAGFDTRAGLSSHARAHLRDFGITNWELTVSPINILQELLATSAAERPPSPLGREPGGLPGSFLTSHRPRFPVTVSFPPTWAEDPGPAYGDAQSLTTCEVCGACFETRKGLSSHARSHLRQLGVAESESSGAPIDLLYELVKQKGLPDAHLGLPPGLAKKSSSLKEVVAGAPRPGLLTLAKPLDTPSVNKAIKSPPGFSAKGLAHPPSSPLLKKAPLALAGSPTPKNPEDKSPQLSLSPRPASPKAQWPQSEDEGPLNLTSGPEPARDIRCEFCGEFFENRKGLSSHARSHLRQMGVTEWYVNGSPIDTLREILKRRTQSRPGGPPNPPGPSPKGLGKVMGSGGPGSSLEARSPSDLHISPLAKKLPPPPGSPLGHSPTASPPTARKMFPGLAAPSLPKKLKPEQMRVEIKREMLPGTLHGEPHPSEGPWGAPREDMTPLNLSSRAEPVRDIRCEFCGEFFENRKGLSSHARSHLRQMGVTEWSVNGSPIDTLREILKKKSKPCLIKKEPPAGDLAPALAEDGAPTAAPGPMQSPLPLSPLAIRPGKPGAGPAQVPRELSLTPITGARPSATGCLGSVAAKRPLQEDRLLPAEVRAKTYVQTELPFKAKTLHEKASHSSTEACCELCGLYFENRKALASHARAHLRQFGVTEWCVNGSPIETLSEWIKHRPQKVGPYRSYIQGGRPFTKKFRSAGHGRDSDKRLPLGLAPGGLALVGRSAGGEPGLEAGRAADSGERPLAASPPGTVKAEEHQRQNINKFERRQARPPDASAARGGEEANGLQQKLEEVRQPPPRVRPVPSLVPRPPQTSLVKFVGNIYTLKCRFCEVEFQGPLSVQEEWVRHLQRHILEMNFSKADPPPEEPQAPHAQAAAAEAP; this comes from the exons ATGGAGGGGTCCCTGGCAGGTGGCCTGGCTGCACCAGACCGTCCTCGAGGCCCAGAGAGACTGCCCGGCCCGGCGCCGAGGGAGGACATCGAGGGTGGGGCTGAGGCTGCTGAGGGGGAAGGTGGCATCTTCCGGTCCACCCGTTACCTGCCTGTCACCAAGGAGGGTCCCCGAGACATTCTGGATGGCAGAGGTGGCATTTCTG ACGGGCAGCCCCATCCCGGCCTCAGCGAAGCCCTCCCTTGTGCCACCTCCGCCACCCATCGGATCAGCAGTTG GGCCACAGAGGCAGGAGCCTGGAGGTTGGATCCTTGGAGTCCTCTCTCTGCCAG CTGCTGGGACGGAGGCAGCCTGGACTTCCGGCCGGGCTCCCCGCCACCCCATCTCCTGGGCCACTTCCCCGGCCCCCCTGATGGCCGGGGGCCCTGGGAGCACCCCACggcccaggaggctggggagggcatCCTATCCGAGCAGAGGTTCGAGGACTCGGTCATTGTGAGAACCATGAAACCCCATGCTGAGCTTGAGGGCTCTAGAAGGTTCTTGCACCACCGGGGTGAACCGAGGCTGGTGGAGAAAGCTCCCTGGGGCCGCCACAGGTTCGACTGGCTCCCGGAGGAGGATGAGCAGGGTCCCCCCCAGGACACGGGGCTGCACTTGgacctgcctccccagcccccgcccctcgCCCCCTTCAGGAGGGTGTTCGTGCCGGTGGAAGGCACCCCCAAGGCACTGGACGTGGCAGTGGTGGGCAGCAGGGAAGACCTGCAGGACCTGGAGGGGCTGGCCCCGCCGTCCGAGTGGGGCCTGCCCGCGCCGGCCTCGGAGGTGGCCACGCAGACCTGGACGGTGAACTCGGAGGCGGCGGTGGAGCGGCTGCAGCCGCTGCCGCCGGTGCGCACCGGGCCCTACCTGTGCGGGCTGCTGGAGGGGGTGGCCGAGGGCACGGCAAGCCTGGACGAGGACGAGGAGCCGGCCGTGTTCCCGTGCATCGAGTGCAGCATCTACTTTAGGCAGAAGGAGCACCTCCTGGAGCACATGGGCCAGCACCGCCGAGCCCCGGGCCAGGAGCCGCCCGCCGACCTGGCCCCGCTGGCCTGCGGCGAGTGCGGCTGGGCCTTCTCCGACCCCGCGGCCCTCGAGCAGCACCGGCAGCtgcaccaggcctcccgggagaAGATCATCGAGGAGATCCAGAAGCTCAAGCAGGTCCCCGGCGACGAGGCTCGGCTGCAGTGTCCCAAGTGCGTCTTCGGCACCAATTCCTCCAGGGCCTTCGTGCAGCACGCCAAGACGCACGTGCGCGAGCTGCCGGGCCGCGCCGCCAAGGAGCCTTCTTTCGGGGGCGGCGCCCCCGCCGCCGGCAGCCCCGGCCCCCCCAAGGCCAGCGCCCTGATCTATCCGCCCTACGGCGCCGCCCCGGGCCCCAGTGCCTGCGGCTTCTGCGGCTTCCCCGCGCCCAGCGAGAGCCTGCTCAGAGAGCACGTGAGGCTGGCGCACGCGCGTCCCCGCTGGGAGGAGGACGGCGAGGCGGCGGCTTTCGAGGACGACCCCGCCAGCCAGCCGGGCACCAGCCAGGACGCGTATGCCTGCTTCCCGGACGCCGCGGAGGACTACTTTGGCAAAGCCGAGCCCGCGTGCCCGGAGAGCCCTGCTGGGTGCGACCCCAGCCCGGCCTTTGGCGCAGGCTACCGGCAGCTGGGCGCGAGGGATCTCCCGCTGTCCGAGCCGCTGCCGCACGGCCCCGGCCAGAGGCCGCTGGGAAGGCTGGCGTTTCCCTCCGCCTTAGCATCGGCCCCCTACTCCGTACAGCTCGGGAGGAAGAAAAGCATCGTCCACCCGCAGGGGCTGGGGGACCGGAGGGGTCCTTGGGgcgaagaggaggaggaggaggacgacgaCGAGGAGGACGACATAGTGCTGGCCTCCGAGATGGGGTTTTCCCCCGAGGACGGCGACTTCGCACCCCCGCCCGTCCCCAGCCTCATCCCCCCGCCGGCCCTGGAGCTGAAGCGGACATTCCGAGAAGCCCTTCGGACGGCGGAGGCCTCGCGGGCCCAGCAGCGGCAGCTCCAAGGGACGGTCCCCGTCGTGCTGGTGGCAAAGCTCGGGCCGCGGGtcatggcggcggcggcggccaggGCGCCCCCGAGGCTGCAGCCCGGGGACCTGGGGCTGACGGGGGCCCACCCGCTGGACCTCCTGCTCCTGGACGCGCCGCTGGGCGGCCCGCTGGGGCTGGACACGCTCCTGGACGGGGACCCGGCGGCCGCGCTGAAGCACGAGGAGCGGAAGTGTCCCTACTGCCCCGACCGTTTCCACAATGGCATCGGCCTGGCCAACCACGTGCGGGGCCACCTGAACCGCGTGGGCGTCAGCTACAACGTGCGGCATTTCATCTCTGCCGAGGAGGTGAAGGCCATCGAGCGCAGGTTCTCcttccagaagaagaagaaaaaag TGGCCAACTTTGACCCCAGCACCTTCAGCTTGATGCGCTGCGACTTCTGCGGGGCCGGCTTCGACACACGGGCCGGCCTCTCCAGCCACGCCCGGGCCCACCTGCGCGACTTTGGTATCACCAACTGGGAGCTCACCGTCTCGCCCATCAACATCCTCCAGGAACTGCTGGCCACCTCCGCCGCCGAGCGGCCCCCCAGTCCCCTGGGCCGAGAGCCTGGGGGTCTGCCTGGCAGCTTCCTGACCTCCCACCGTCCCCGCTTCCCTGTCACCGTGTCCTTCCCACCCACCTGGGCCGAGGACCCGGGGCCAGCCTACGGAGATG CCCAGAGCCTGACCACCTGCGAGGTCTGTGGCGCCTGCTTTGAGACCCGCAAGGGCCTGTCCAGCCATGCGAGGTCCCACCTGCGGCAGCTGGGAGTGGCAGAGTCGGAGAGCAGCGGCGCGCCCATCGACCTCCTCTACGAGCTTGTGAAGCAGAAGGGCCTGCCCGACGCCCACCTCGGGCTGCCCCCAGGCCTGGCTAAGAAGTCCAGCTCACTGAAGGAGGTGGTCGCCGGGGCCCCCCGGCCTGGCCTGCTCACCCTGGCTAAGCCCCTGGACACACCGTCTGTCAACAAAGCCATCAAGTCACCTCCCGGCTTCTCAGCCAAGGGCCTGGCCCACCCACCCAGCTCTCCGCTCCTCAAGAAAGCACCGCTGGCCCTGGCGGGCTCCCCTACCCCCAAGAATCCTGAGGACAAGAGCCCCCAGCTGTCCCTGAGCCCCCGGCCAGCCTCCCCAAAGGCACAGTGGCCTCAGTCTGAGGACGAGGGGCCCCTGAACCTCA cctccggCCCAGAGCCAGCACGAGACATCCGCTGCGAGTTCTGCGGCGAGTTCTTCGAGAACCGCAAGGGCCTGTCGAGCCACGCACGCTCCCACCTGCGGCAGATGGGTGTGACCGAGTGGTACGTCAACGGCTCGCCCATAGACACGCTGCGGGAGATCCTGAAAAGACGGACCCAATCTCGGCCCGGCGGACCCCCGAACCCACCAGGGCCCAGCCCAAAAGGCCTGGGCAAGGTGATGGGCAGCGGAGGTCCCGGCAGCTCGCTGGAAGCCCGCAGCCCCTCGGACCTTCACATCTCACCCTTGGCCAAGAAGTTGCCGCCGCCACCAGGCAGCCCCCTGGGCCACTCACCAACTGCCTCTCCTCCCACGGCCCGGAAGATGTTCCCAGGCCTGgctgcaccctccctgcccaagAAGCTGAAGCCTGAACAAATGCGGGTGGAGATCAAACGGGAGATGCTGCCCGGGACCCTTCACGGGGAGCCGCACCCCTCTGAGGGCCCGTGGGGGGCGCCGCGGGAAGACATGACACCCTTGAACCTGT CGTCCCGGGCAGAGCCTGTGCGCGACATCCGCTGTGAGTTCTGCGGCGAGTTCTTCGAGAACCGCAAGGGCCTGTCCAGCCACGCGCGCTCCCACCTGCGGCAGATGGGCGTGACCGAGTGGTCCGTCAACGGCTCGCCCATAGACACGCTGCGGGAGATCCTCAAGAAGAAGTCCAAGCCGTGCCTCATCAAGAAGGAGCCACCCGCCGGAGACCTGGCCCCTGCCTTGGCCGAGGATGGCGCCCCCACGGCGGCCCCCGGGCCCATGCAGTCCCCGCTGCCACTGTCGCCCCTGGCCATCCGGCCGGGCAAACCTGGAGCAGGGCCAGCCCAGGTTCCCCGCGAGCTCAGTCTGACGCCCATCACAGGGGCCAGGCCCTCGGCCACTGGCTGCCTGGGCTCCGTGGCAGCCAAGCGGCCGCTGCAGGAGGACCGCCTCCTTCCAGCGGAGGTCAGGGCCAAGACCTACGTCCAGACTGAGCTGCCCTTCAAGGCAAAGACCCTGCACGAGAAGGCCTCCCACTCCT CCACCGAGGCCTGCTGTGAGCTGTGCGGCCTTTACTTTGAGAACCGCAAGGCCCTGGCCAGCCACGCGCGGGCACACCTGCGGCAGTTTGGCGTGACCGAGTGGTGCGTCAACGGCTCGCCCATCGAGACCCTGAGCGAGTGGATCAAGCACCGGCCCCAGAAGGTGGGCCCCTACCGCAGCTACATCCAGGGCGGCCGCCCCTTCACCAAGAAGTTCCGCAGCGCCGGCCACGGCCGCGACAGCGACAAGCGGCTGCCCCTGGGGCTGGCTCCTGGGGGCCTGGCCTTGGTCGGCCGCAGTGCCGGGGGGGAACCGGGGCTCGAGGCTGGCCGGGCAGCCGACAGTGGTGAGCGGCCGCTAGCAGCCAGCCCGCCGGGCACCGTGAAGGCCGAGGAGCACCAGCGGCAGAACATTAACA AATTCGAGCGCCGACAAGCCCGCCCTCCGGACGCCTCCGCAGCCCGGGGCGGCGAGGAGGCCAACGGTCTGCAGCAGAAGCTGGAGGAGGTTCGGCAGCCCCCGCCCCGAGTCCGGCCGGTCCCCTCCCTAGTGCCCCGGCCCCCCCAGACGTCACTCGTCAAGTTCGTTGGCAACATCTATACCCTCAAATGCAG GTTCTGTGAAGTGGAATTCCAGGGCCCCCTCTCCGTCCAGGAGGAGTGGGTGCGGCACTTACAGCGGCACATCCTGGAGATGAATTTCTCCAAGGCAGACCCCCCGCCCGAggagccccaggccccgcacGCACAGGCAGCAGCGGCCGAGGCTCCCTAA
- the WIZ gene encoding protein Wiz isoform X1: protein MEGSLAGGLAAPDRPRGPERLPGPAPREDIEGGAEAAEGEGGIFRSTRYLPVTKEGPRDILDGRGGISDGQPHPGLSEALPCATSATHRISSWATEAGAWRLDPWSPLSASCWDGGSLDFRPGSPPPHLLGHFPGPPDGRGPWEHPTAQEAGEGILSEQRFEDSVIVRTMKPHAELEGSRRFLHHRGEPRLVEKAPWGRHRFDWLPEEDEQGPPQDTGLHLDLPPQPPPLAPFRRVFVPVEGTPKALDVAVVGSREDLQDLEGLAPPSEWGLPAPASEVATQTWTVNSEAAVERLQPLPPVRTGPYLCGLLEGVAEGTASLDEDEEPAVFPCIECSIYFRQKEHLLEHMGQHRRAPGQEPPADLAPLACGECGWAFSDPAALEQHRQLHQASREKIIEEIQKLKQVPGDEARLQCPKCVFGTNSSRAFVQHAKTHVRELPGRAAKEPSFGGGAPAAGSPGPPKASALIYPPYGAAPGPSACGFCGFPAPSESLLREHVRLAHARPRWEEDGEAAAFEDDPASQPGTSQDAYACFPDAAEDYFGKAEPACPESPAGCDPSPAFGAGYRQLGARDLPLSEPLPHGPGQRPLGRLAFPSALASAPYSVQLGRKKSIVHPQGLGDRRGPWGEEEEEEDDDEEDDIVLASEMGFSPEDGDFAPPPVPSLIPPPALELKRTFREALRTAEASRAQQRQLQGTVPVVLVAKLGPRVMAAAAARAPPRLQPGDLGLTGAHPLDLLLLDAPLGGPLGLDTLLDGDPAAALKHEERKCPYCPDRFHNGIGLANHVRGHLNRVGVSYNVRHFISAEEVKAIERRFSFQKKKKKVANFDPSTFSLMRCDFCGAGFDTRAGLSSHARAHLRDFGITNWELTVSPINILQELLATSAAERPPSPLGREPGGLPGSFLTSHRPRFPVTVSFPPTWAEDPGPAYGDAQSLTTCEVCGACFETRKGLSSHARSHLRQLGVAESESSGAPIDLLYELVKQKGLPDAHLGLPPGLAKKSSSLKEVVAGAPRPGLLTLAKPLDTPSVNKAIKSPPGFSAKGLAHPPSSPLLKKAPLALAGSPTPKNPEDKSPQLSLSPRPASPKAQWPQSEDEGPLNLTVDSDGGRELDCQLCGAWFETRKGLSSHARAHLRHLGVSDPDAKGSPIDVLHGLIRRDGVQIRLPPGRGALAQLGRPPTSAALSLLPPPPPAKKAKLKAAGMASPWGKQDLSAAGIFWASDVEPSPLNLSSGPEPARDIRCEFCGEFFENRKGLSSHARSHLRQMGVTEWYVNGSPIDTLREILKRRTQSRPGGPPNPPGPSPKGLGKVMGSGGPGSSLEARSPSDLHISPLAKKLPPPPGSPLGHSPTASPPTARKMFPGLAAPSLPKKLKPEQMRVEIKREMLPGTLHGEPHPSEGPWGAPREDMTPLNLSSRAEPVRDIRCEFCGEFFENRKGLSSHARSHLRQMGVTEWSVNGSPIDTLREILKKKSKPCLIKKEPPAGDLAPALAEDGAPTAAPGPMQSPLPLSPLAIRPGKPGAGPAQVPRELSLTPITGARPSATGCLGSVAAKRPLQEDRLLPAEVRAKTYVQTELPFKAKTLHEKASHSSTEACCELCGLYFENRKALASHARAHLRQFGVTEWCVNGSPIETLSEWIKHRPQKVGPYRSYIQGGRPFTKKFRSAGHGRDSDKRLPLGLAPGGLALVGRSAGGEPGLEAGRAADSGERPLAASPPGTVKAEEHQRQNINKFERRQARPPDASAARGGEEANGLQQKLEEVRQPPPRVRPVPSLVPRPPQTSLVKFVGNIYTLKCRFCEVEFQGPLSVQEEWVRHLQRHILEMNFSKADPPPEEPQAPHAQAAAAEAP from the exons ATGGAGGGGTCCCTGGCAGGTGGCCTGGCTGCACCAGACCGTCCTCGAGGCCCAGAGAGACTGCCCGGCCCGGCGCCGAGGGAGGACATCGAGGGTGGGGCTGAGGCTGCTGAGGGGGAAGGTGGCATCTTCCGGTCCACCCGTTACCTGCCTGTCACCAAGGAGGGTCCCCGAGACATTCTGGATGGCAGAGGTGGCATTTCTG ACGGGCAGCCCCATCCCGGCCTCAGCGAAGCCCTCCCTTGTGCCACCTCCGCCACCCATCGGATCAGCAGTTG GGCCACAGAGGCAGGAGCCTGGAGGTTGGATCCTTGGAGTCCTCTCTCTGCCAG CTGCTGGGACGGAGGCAGCCTGGACTTCCGGCCGGGCTCCCCGCCACCCCATCTCCTGGGCCACTTCCCCGGCCCCCCTGATGGCCGGGGGCCCTGGGAGCACCCCACggcccaggaggctggggagggcatCCTATCCGAGCAGAGGTTCGAGGACTCGGTCATTGTGAGAACCATGAAACCCCATGCTGAGCTTGAGGGCTCTAGAAGGTTCTTGCACCACCGGGGTGAACCGAGGCTGGTGGAGAAAGCTCCCTGGGGCCGCCACAGGTTCGACTGGCTCCCGGAGGAGGATGAGCAGGGTCCCCCCCAGGACACGGGGCTGCACTTGgacctgcctccccagcccccgcccctcgCCCCCTTCAGGAGGGTGTTCGTGCCGGTGGAAGGCACCCCCAAGGCACTGGACGTGGCAGTGGTGGGCAGCAGGGAAGACCTGCAGGACCTGGAGGGGCTGGCCCCGCCGTCCGAGTGGGGCCTGCCCGCGCCGGCCTCGGAGGTGGCCACGCAGACCTGGACGGTGAACTCGGAGGCGGCGGTGGAGCGGCTGCAGCCGCTGCCGCCGGTGCGCACCGGGCCCTACCTGTGCGGGCTGCTGGAGGGGGTGGCCGAGGGCACGGCAAGCCTGGACGAGGACGAGGAGCCGGCCGTGTTCCCGTGCATCGAGTGCAGCATCTACTTTAGGCAGAAGGAGCACCTCCTGGAGCACATGGGCCAGCACCGCCGAGCCCCGGGCCAGGAGCCGCCCGCCGACCTGGCCCCGCTGGCCTGCGGCGAGTGCGGCTGGGCCTTCTCCGACCCCGCGGCCCTCGAGCAGCACCGGCAGCtgcaccaggcctcccgggagaAGATCATCGAGGAGATCCAGAAGCTCAAGCAGGTCCCCGGCGACGAGGCTCGGCTGCAGTGTCCCAAGTGCGTCTTCGGCACCAATTCCTCCAGGGCCTTCGTGCAGCACGCCAAGACGCACGTGCGCGAGCTGCCGGGCCGCGCCGCCAAGGAGCCTTCTTTCGGGGGCGGCGCCCCCGCCGCCGGCAGCCCCGGCCCCCCCAAGGCCAGCGCCCTGATCTATCCGCCCTACGGCGCCGCCCCGGGCCCCAGTGCCTGCGGCTTCTGCGGCTTCCCCGCGCCCAGCGAGAGCCTGCTCAGAGAGCACGTGAGGCTGGCGCACGCGCGTCCCCGCTGGGAGGAGGACGGCGAGGCGGCGGCTTTCGAGGACGACCCCGCCAGCCAGCCGGGCACCAGCCAGGACGCGTATGCCTGCTTCCCGGACGCCGCGGAGGACTACTTTGGCAAAGCCGAGCCCGCGTGCCCGGAGAGCCCTGCTGGGTGCGACCCCAGCCCGGCCTTTGGCGCAGGCTACCGGCAGCTGGGCGCGAGGGATCTCCCGCTGTCCGAGCCGCTGCCGCACGGCCCCGGCCAGAGGCCGCTGGGAAGGCTGGCGTTTCCCTCCGCCTTAGCATCGGCCCCCTACTCCGTACAGCTCGGGAGGAAGAAAAGCATCGTCCACCCGCAGGGGCTGGGGGACCGGAGGGGTCCTTGGGgcgaagaggaggaggaggaggacgacgaCGAGGAGGACGACATAGTGCTGGCCTCCGAGATGGGGTTTTCCCCCGAGGACGGCGACTTCGCACCCCCGCCCGTCCCCAGCCTCATCCCCCCGCCGGCCCTGGAGCTGAAGCGGACATTCCGAGAAGCCCTTCGGACGGCGGAGGCCTCGCGGGCCCAGCAGCGGCAGCTCCAAGGGACGGTCCCCGTCGTGCTGGTGGCAAAGCTCGGGCCGCGGGtcatggcggcggcggcggccaggGCGCCCCCGAGGCTGCAGCCCGGGGACCTGGGGCTGACGGGGGCCCACCCGCTGGACCTCCTGCTCCTGGACGCGCCGCTGGGCGGCCCGCTGGGGCTGGACACGCTCCTGGACGGGGACCCGGCGGCCGCGCTGAAGCACGAGGAGCGGAAGTGTCCCTACTGCCCCGACCGTTTCCACAATGGCATCGGCCTGGCCAACCACGTGCGGGGCCACCTGAACCGCGTGGGCGTCAGCTACAACGTGCGGCATTTCATCTCTGCCGAGGAGGTGAAGGCCATCGAGCGCAGGTTCTCcttccagaagaagaagaaaaaag TGGCCAACTTTGACCCCAGCACCTTCAGCTTGATGCGCTGCGACTTCTGCGGGGCCGGCTTCGACACACGGGCCGGCCTCTCCAGCCACGCCCGGGCCCACCTGCGCGACTTTGGTATCACCAACTGGGAGCTCACCGTCTCGCCCATCAACATCCTCCAGGAACTGCTGGCCACCTCCGCCGCCGAGCGGCCCCCCAGTCCCCTGGGCCGAGAGCCTGGGGGTCTGCCTGGCAGCTTCCTGACCTCCCACCGTCCCCGCTTCCCTGTCACCGTGTCCTTCCCACCCACCTGGGCCGAGGACCCGGGGCCAGCCTACGGAGATG CCCAGAGCCTGACCACCTGCGAGGTCTGTGGCGCCTGCTTTGAGACCCGCAAGGGCCTGTCCAGCCATGCGAGGTCCCACCTGCGGCAGCTGGGAGTGGCAGAGTCGGAGAGCAGCGGCGCGCCCATCGACCTCCTCTACGAGCTTGTGAAGCAGAAGGGCCTGCCCGACGCCCACCTCGGGCTGCCCCCAGGCCTGGCTAAGAAGTCCAGCTCACTGAAGGAGGTGGTCGCCGGGGCCCCCCGGCCTGGCCTGCTCACCCTGGCTAAGCCCCTGGACACACCGTCTGTCAACAAAGCCATCAAGTCACCTCCCGGCTTCTCAGCCAAGGGCCTGGCCCACCCACCCAGCTCTCCGCTCCTCAAGAAAGCACCGCTGGCCCTGGCGGGCTCCCCTACCCCCAAGAATCCTGAGGACAAGAGCCCCCAGCTGTCCCTGAGCCCCCGGCCAGCCTCCCCAAAGGCACAGTGGCCTCAGTCTGAGGACGAGGGGCCCCTGAACCTCA CTGTAGATAGTGACGGGGGCAGAGAGCTGGACTGCCAGCTGTGCGGTGCCTGGTTTGAGACCCGCAAGGGCCTGTCCAGCCACGCCCGCGCCCACCTGCGCCACCTGGGCGTCAGCGACCCGGACGCCAAGGGATCCCCCATAGACGTGCTCCACGGGCTCATCAGGAGGGACGGCGTCCAGATCCGCCTCCCACCCGGGCGCGGAGCCCTGGCCCAGCTGGGGCGGCCTCCCACCTCCGCGGCCCTCTCCTTGCTCCCCCCCCCACCGCCGGCCAAGAAGGCCAAGCTGAAGGCCGCGGGTATGGCCAGCCCCTGGGGGAAGCAGGACCTCTCGGCCGCCGGCATTTTCTGGGCCTCTGATGTGGAGCCGTCTCCTCTCAACCTCT cctccggCCCAGAGCCAGCACGAGACATCCGCTGCGAGTTCTGCGGCGAGTTCTTCGAGAACCGCAAGGGCCTGTCGAGCCACGCACGCTCCCACCTGCGGCAGATGGGTGTGACCGAGTGGTACGTCAACGGCTCGCCCATAGACACGCTGCGGGAGATCCTGAAAAGACGGACCCAATCTCGGCCCGGCGGACCCCCGAACCCACCAGGGCCCAGCCCAAAAGGCCTGGGCAAGGTGATGGGCAGCGGAGGTCCCGGCAGCTCGCTGGAAGCCCGCAGCCCCTCGGACCTTCACATCTCACCCTTGGCCAAGAAGTTGCCGCCGCCACCAGGCAGCCCCCTGGGCCACTCACCAACTGCCTCTCCTCCCACGGCCCGGAAGATGTTCCCAGGCCTGgctgcaccctccctgcccaagAAGCTGAAGCCTGAACAAATGCGGGTGGAGATCAAACGGGAGATGCTGCCCGGGACCCTTCACGGGGAGCCGCACCCCTCTGAGGGCCCGTGGGGGGCGCCGCGGGAAGACATGACACCCTTGAACCTGT CGTCCCGGGCAGAGCCTGTGCGCGACATCCGCTGTGAGTTCTGCGGCGAGTTCTTCGAGAACCGCAAGGGCCTGTCCAGCCACGCGCGCTCCCACCTGCGGCAGATGGGCGTGACCGAGTGGTCCGTCAACGGCTCGCCCATAGACACGCTGCGGGAGATCCTCAAGAAGAAGTCCAAGCCGTGCCTCATCAAGAAGGAGCCACCCGCCGGAGACCTGGCCCCTGCCTTGGCCGAGGATGGCGCCCCCACGGCGGCCCCCGGGCCCATGCAGTCCCCGCTGCCACTGTCGCCCCTGGCCATCCGGCCGGGCAAACCTGGAGCAGGGCCAGCCCAGGTTCCCCGCGAGCTCAGTCTGACGCCCATCACAGGGGCCAGGCCCTCGGCCACTGGCTGCCTGGGCTCCGTGGCAGCCAAGCGGCCGCTGCAGGAGGACCGCCTCCTTCCAGCGGAGGTCAGGGCCAAGACCTACGTCCAGACTGAGCTGCCCTTCAAGGCAAAGACCCTGCACGAGAAGGCCTCCCACTCCT CCACCGAGGCCTGCTGTGAGCTGTGCGGCCTTTACTTTGAGAACCGCAAGGCCCTGGCCAGCCACGCGCGGGCACACCTGCGGCAGTTTGGCGTGACCGAGTGGTGCGTCAACGGCTCGCCCATCGAGACCCTGAGCGAGTGGATCAAGCACCGGCCCCAGAAGGTGGGCCCCTACCGCAGCTACATCCAGGGCGGCCGCCCCTTCACCAAGAAGTTCCGCAGCGCCGGCCACGGCCGCGACAGCGACAAGCGGCTGCCCCTGGGGCTGGCTCCTGGGGGCCTGGCCTTGGTCGGCCGCAGTGCCGGGGGGGAACCGGGGCTCGAGGCTGGCCGGGCAGCCGACAGTGGTGAGCGGCCGCTAGCAGCCAGCCCGCCGGGCACCGTGAAGGCCGAGGAGCACCAGCGGCAGAACATTAACA AATTCGAGCGCCGACAAGCCCGCCCTCCGGACGCCTCCGCAGCCCGGGGCGGCGAGGAGGCCAACGGTCTGCAGCAGAAGCTGGAGGAGGTTCGGCAGCCCCCGCCCCGAGTCCGGCCGGTCCCCTCCCTAGTGCCCCGGCCCCCCCAGACGTCACTCGTCAAGTTCGTTGGCAACATCTATACCCTCAAATGCAG GTTCTGTGAAGTGGAATTCCAGGGCCCCCTCTCCGTCCAGGAGGAGTGGGTGCGGCACTTACAGCGGCACATCCTGGAGATGAATTTCTCCAAGGCAGACCCCCCGCCCGAggagccccaggccccgcacGCACAGGCAGCAGCGGCCGAGGCTCCCTAA